One window from the genome of bacterium encodes:
- a CDS encoding MGMT family protein — protein MDAFHETILRIVRSIPHGSVASYGQVAEYAGAPKATRETGWAMHALGGTPDFPWWRVLSSAGRISLQENSGTSPQAQQKLLEDEGIEFAAPLALDIERYRYRADTTALKAFGLSPERAGALSEKYRANQLPLL, from the coding sequence ATGGACGCATTTCACGAAACTATTCTCAGAATCGTACGCAGCATCCCGCACGGGAGCGTCGCGAGCTACGGCCAGGTAGCGGAATATGCGGGCGCACCCAAAGCCACGCGGGAAACCGGATGGGCTATGCACGCCCTTGGCGGGACGCCAGATTTCCCCTGGTGGAGGGTGCTGAGTAGTGCGGGACGGATCAGCCTCCAGGAAAATTCGGGCACAAGCCCTCAGGCGCAGCAGAAGCTCCTTGAGGACGAGGGCATAGAATTTGCAGCTCCTCTTGCGCTTGATATCGAGCGCTACCGGTACCGGGCCGATACGACCGCGCTCAAGGCTTTCGGGCTCAGTCCGGAGCGCGCCGGGGCCCTGTCTGAAAAATATCGCGCGAATCAGTTGCCGCTCCTTTAA